The Niabella beijingensis genomic interval GCCAGGATCCTGATCCTGATCCCCAACGGGCCCGCCAACCTCATCCGGAATTTCCGCTCCTTTTCCCATGCGCAGCTATGGGCAGACACCATTTATAAAAAAGCAGGAGGCGTACCCGTTGTCTTTGCCAACTCCTATGCATTGCCCTCTCTCTATAAATTTTACCACCCCGGTGTGCATACCACGGGATATAACGACAAAGGCTACCGCAAGACCAATTTTAATATTGCCGAGGACAGTACGCTCAATGGCAGGGATGTTTATTACTATGTTCAAAGCCCCGAGCTGCTGCCAGGCACCGGTATTGCGGTAAATACCTCATACAATACCGGCAGGTTGCTGCCCCTGCACCGATACCATAGCCTGAATGGTTTACACATTAACTGGGAACAGCCTTCCAAAGAAATGAAATCCGGCAGCACGCAGCTGATCACTATAACGATCACTAACAGCAGCAACAGGGTGCAGGAGCTGGAAGAAAAGCTGCGGCTGGATTATGCCTTCCTGATAGAGAAATACCGTTATATCAATTCTGACTCCGCCCTGGCACTCCCGCTTCAGCAGCTTGCCCCGGGGGCAGCGATACAACTGACCATACCGGTTAAAGCACCGGAACAACCGGGAAAATACCGGTTGCTGTTCTCTATTTTAAACGACTTCATTCCCGGGAATTTTGCCAGTAATTTCTATAACATCACCGTGCGCGGCGGTTAAGCATCCGATCCGGCCGGTATTGTCTTTTCTTAACGGGGAGCGATCAGCTGGTTCCGGATCAGCCGGTTATTGTATTGCTGGATAAAGGCCTTCAGCCTTTGCTCCATTGCAGCGGCTGCCTGTGCGGAATCCTTCAGGAGGTCCGTCTTCATCAGGCGGTCTGTTTTAAAATCATACAATCCGGTAGCCTCCTTTCCATCGTAGAATAACAGGCGGTTGCCTTCGATCCAGCGATGCCCGCCCGAATACTGATAGGTAAACCCGGCGCCTTTCCGGTTCAGCACATTCTCACCGTAGGCCAGGTAGGGCTTATCATAATGCAGGTATCCCAATACGGTAGGCATGATATCCAGTTGCTGTATCACACCGGGATCAATACCTCTGAAAGCCGTATCACCCGGTGCATACAGCAGGATGGGGATTGCAATATCGCCCCAGGCATTCTGATATTCGGGATGATAGGAAATAGTGGCATGATCTGCCGTGATCACAAAAATTGTATTCCGGAACCAGGGCTGTTGCTGCGCTTTTGCAAAAAAACGCTGTAAGGCCATATCGGTATAGCCGATACATTCCATTACCGGCAACGGGCCTTTTTTGAATTTCCCTTCGTATTGTTTTGGCACTTTAAACGGATGATGTGAGGATACCGAAAAGATACTGGAAAAAAAAGGCTGTGGAAAGTTGTTCAGCTTTTGCTCAAAGAACTGGAAAAAAGGTTCGTCCCATATCCCCCAGATACCGTCAAAATCAGCGTCATTGTTATATTCTGTCTTACCAAAATAGTTTTCGATACCGATCATTTTGGTATAGGAAAGAAAGCCCATGGAACCGTTGGGTGCGCCGTGAAAAAAAGAAGTGTGATACCCTTCCCGGGCCAGTAGCTGCGGCAAACTTTTTGTGCTGTCCGATACATAGGGTGTCAGCACAAAAGGATCCAATCCGCTGGGAATACTGGAAAGTACAGAAGGGATGGCATCGATCGATTTTCTTCCGTTGGCAAACGAATTCCAGTAGATCTTGCTGACGGAAGCCAGTGAGTCCAGAAAAGGCGTGAATCCCGTATAGGTTCCGTTGTCCAGGTCCTTATTATAAAAACCCATAGCCTCTTTACCAAAACTTTCCAGGATGACAATGACCACATTCTTTTTGGTGAACGGAACCGTATCTGCAGCGGGAGCATGCAGCGGTGAATAGAGTTGTTCCACCTCTTTATCCGTAAAATAGTGTACTTCGCGCAGCGGTTTTACGCCCATGGTGCGGATAAAAACAAACGGGGTATTTAACACGAGGTATACTTCGTGCGAACGTTTTACATATACGCCGGCATCCCCAACTGTGATCGGACGGGTGCTGTGTCTGAATCCGCCACGGATACCGCCGATTGCGAGAACGACCGTCACTACAAAGATCAGCGCGGCTTTTATATAATAAAGCGTTTTCCGCGCAGGGGCTGGTTGCTCTTTTATGTTCACCCGGCGGTATAAAAACACCATCAGTACGGTCAGCCCGATAAAGATCAGCACCACATACCAGTAATCGAGCAGGAAATTAAATGCCAGTCCGGATTTGTTCTGCTCATGTGAGAATTCGCTGAAAACACTGGTGGTGGTCCTTCTTAAAGTGAAGCGGTAATAAATAAAATCGATACAGTTCAGTGAAAGAGCGATCCCGTTGGTTATATAAAACACCCATTTCACGACAACCTGATACCTGCTGTGGGTGCGCCATTTATAAGGGACAGGGACGGTCATCAAAAAGATCAGGAGGCAGTTGAAATACAACATCGCAGCCACATCGAACCGCAATCCTCCTGTAAGAATCGGCAACCAGTCAGATAGCCCGATACCCGGGAATAACCGGACATTAAGTCCGTAAAACAGGAACCTGCAAAGGGCAAACAATACCAGTACAAGAAGTATGCGATACAAAAATACGCCATAATAGCTCCGCAACCAGTTTCTCTTCCTATCGTTCATATATCGAAAATTTAATCAGCACCCTGTCCCGGGCCGGTGCCGGCAGCACCTGCCTGTTCCCTCCGCTCCTTTCTGAATAATATAAAAATTGCGGACAGCGCCATGATCATTGTGATCAGATAAAAACTCAGACTTACGGATACAGCCAGATCCTTATTCAGTCCAAAAGTGCCGGCACCCCAAACAATGGCCACCTCCCTTGCACCCAGTCCGCCAATACTGAACGGGAACAGGGAGGCCAGTGATGAGAGCAGAAAGATGGCAAAATAGGGCCAGTAACTGGTACTGCAACCCAGGGCTGCGAGTATAAAAGCCACCGTTGCCAGTTGCAGCGACTGCGTACAGATACCCAGCAAATGTGTTTGAAAAAAATGACGGCTGATACGGTTGAAATACTTACGCAGCACCCAATAATAAACCACCGATCCGGCGATAAACCCCAGGAGGATCCAGGCACTGTATTGCCGCACTTCCGGCATCGCCAGACTGAAGCAGGAAACCAGGAAACCCAATCCCCACAAGCCCGCCAGCCGGTCGAAAAAAACCGCCGAAAACACTTCCTTATGCGTGGTAGCATAACGCCGTTTCAATACGATGATCTTGTACCCGTCTCCTCCGATGCCGCTTGGCAGGAACAGGTTGTAGAACATTCCCTGTATGTACAGGCGGAAGTTAGACATTGCCGTTATCGGCAGACCAATATTCCTGAAAAAGTACAGAAGGCGGAATGAGGTAATTACCTGGCAGATGATAAAGGTGCACGCCGCAGGCAAAAGCCACCAGACATTCGCTTCCTTCCATAGTCTCCGCACTGCAGTCAGGTCTACCTTGGTATATACCAACCATAAGGCCAGGATGGTAAACACCACCTTTAGCACCGGTTTTAAAATGTTCCAAACCTTCTTTTTATCCATAAATCAACTGCAAACTTCGGCTAAATTGTGAAATTCCCTCTCTGAAATTTTGCGCCCTGCCCTGTATGCTTTCTGCAGCATACAGATCCGGGAAAAGCCATAATTTAGTACCTTCAGGAAAATTGAAAAACCTCCGGCAATAAATCAGCAATCATTGTATTCAAATCGCATTACAAAATTATTTGGTATCGGCTATCCCATTATCCAGGCGGGGATGGTATGGACCAGCGGCTGGCGGCTGGCAAGTGCCGTAAGCAATGCCGGAGGATTGGGTCTTATCGGCGCCGGATCGATGTACCCGGAGGTATTGAAAGAACATATACGGAAATGCAAAAGCGCTTGTCCGAAGCCTTTTGGCGTCAATCTGCCCCTTTTGTACCCCGACATTGAAGCACATATCAAGACCATCATAGAAGAGCGGGTCCCTGTTGTTTTCACCAGCGCCGGTAACCCGAAGACCTGGACCGGTACCTTAAAAGAGAAAGGGATTACCGTGGTTCACGTAGTAAGCAGCAGCAAATTTGCGCTAAAAGCCCAGGAAGCCGGCTGTGATGCGGTTGTAGCCGAGGGCTTTGAAGCCGGTGGGCACAACGGCAGGGAAGAAACCACTTCCATGGTACTCATTCCGCTGGTAGCGGAAGCCGTACAGATTCCGGTTATTGCTGCCGGTGGCATTGCCGGCGGAAAACAAATGCTGGCCGCCTTTGCCCTCGGAGCTGAAGGGGTGCAACTCGGAAGCCGGTTTGTAGCCAGTGAAGAAGCATCCAGCCATCCGGAATTCAAAAAACGGGTGATCGATTCAAAAGAAGGCGATACCGAACTCTCATTAAAACAACTGACCCCGGTACGGCTCTTAAAGAACGGCTTCTACCGGCAGGTAAAAGAACTGGAACTCCGTGGTGCCACACCCGCCGAATTACAGAAGCTGCTGGGAAAAGGAAGGGCGAAAAAGGGAATGTTTGAAGGCGAACTGGAAAACGGGGAACTGGAAATAGGACAGGTAGCAGCTTCGTTAAATACCATCCTGCCCGCAGCGGTGATCGTGAAAAATGTATGGGCCGAATTTGAAGCCGGCCTGAACAAACTAATCAATGGCATCCACCTGAAAGAATGATCTTTAAAAAATGAGCACTTTATACCATACCAAAACCACACTGCAAAAGAAGGTGCCCTGCCGGCAACCAATACCGCCCATGACCGGCTTTTGTTTATCCGGGATCCGGCTCCTCCGGTATTGTCTCTGCCTTATAATGGCAGCCCCCCTGAATGGTTCCGGTCAGTTTTCGGTTCTGGAAAAACAATTAAACACCAGTGACTCGGTTCATTTCAACATCCCGAGGGAAAAATTATTTGTTCATTATGACCGTGCTTATTACAACACAAAAGATACCCTGTGGATGAAGGGGTACATCCTGGCGGCAGACGACTATACCATCGCCGACAGCACCGGCATTGCCTACATCGAGATTATTAATACCGCGAACCAGGTAGTAAAGCGGACCGCTGCGCCCTGCTACTGGGGCCGCTTTCAAAGCGCCCTTGTTTTAACCGAAGATGATTTTCCGCAGGGCAGTTATATCCTGCGTGCCTATACCAACTGGATGCGTAATTTTGGGGATTCACTTTTATATGAAGGCCGGTTCCGTGTTATCAACCCGCTCTCCGGGGAGTGGAATGCCCGGATCAACCAGATTCAGTTTTCCGGCAACCGGGTTTCCTTTACTGCAGGTTTGAGCACCAATATACTCCGGCCCATCTCCTGGAAAAAAGTCACCGTAAATATCCGCTCTAAAAACCGCAGCCTGCTGCGGTTACAAACACAGACGGATGCAGATGGAAAGCTTCATATCGATACCCTGCTTAAAAGCGGGGCGGGCAACCGGAACCTGGTCATTGAAATTTCCGACAAAGAAGATCTTAAATTACAAATACCTGTAGCCGATGATGCCGCCGCCATTGATCTTCAGTTTCTGCCGGAAGGCGGCAGCCTTATCGCGGGCAAGGAACAACTACTGGGGTTCAAGGCGCTCAATGTGTATGGAAAGGGAACTGATGTAAAAGGCGTGATCAAAAATGAACAAGGGCAAACGGTGGCCTCATTTTCTTCCATACACAAGGGCATGGGCATCCTGCGCTTCACGCCGCAACCCGGCAGCCATTATACGGCATTTCCCGATGGAGGAAAGCCCGTGCCGCTGCCTGCGGTCCGCTCATCGGGGACCTTGCTGCATGCGGAGCATAGTCCGGCCTCCGACAGCATCCGCATTACCATCGACGGTACACCGGATCTGCGGGGAAAGAAATTTTATTTTGCAGCTTTTGCCAGGGGCCTTTCCATTGCCAAAGGCCGCATCATCCTCTCCGGACACGCTTCTCATTTTAATATCGCCAGAAATATGACACCCTCGGGTATTACGCGGTTTACACTTTACGACAGCCTGATGCGGCCGGTAAACGAACGGATCCTCTTCCTGTGGCAAAAGGACCAGCTGCAATTATCCGTAATCCCGCACAAACAACTATATGGGGAAAAGGACAGCGTGTCCCTGTTACTCAGCGTGCGTACCAATGATGGCAAACCCGTGCCGGGCAGTTTTTCGCTCGCGGTCATCGATACCAGCCAGGTTAAAATCAATCCGCAATCGGAAAATATCCTGAGCTATATGCTCCTCAGCTCCGATCTCAGGGGTTACATAGAAGACCCCTATTATTATTTCCAGGATCCCGCACCTGAAGCCGTGGACGCGCTGATGCTTACACAGGGATGGGTGAATTATAACTGGCAACCCGGCAATTTCAAATTTGAAAAGGAACAGCAATTTAAGATAACCGGAAAGGCCACGAACATCTTCAATAAACCGTTTAGCAATACCAGGGTAACGCTGTTTGGAAAAATGGGCCAGACCGGGATCTTCCTTACCGATACCACCACCAATAACAATGGGGTCTTCACGATGTCCGATTTCCCTTATTTTACTACAGACAGTGTGAGTATGGTGATCAAAGGCGTTAATAAAAAAGGCAAGGCATTTAATATCGGAGTGGAAGTGAATGAGCCGGTATTTCCTGCCTACAATCCCGGCAATGCCGTTTTTGAACATCAGAACATCCTGCTGGATACTGCCACGCTGCTCTATGTAAAAAATCAGGCAACCCTCCGGAACCTGATCAAAAAGAACGGG includes:
- a CDS encoding NAD(P)H-dependent flavin oxidoreductase, coding for MYSNRITKLFGIGYPIIQAGMVWTSGWRLASAVSNAGGLGLIGAGSMYPEVLKEHIRKCKSACPKPFGVNLPLLYPDIEAHIKTIIEERVPVVFTSAGNPKTWTGTLKEKGITVVHVVSSSKFALKAQEAGCDAVVAEGFEAGGHNGREETTSMVLIPLVAEAVQIPVIAAGGIAGGKQMLAAFALGAEGVQLGSRFVASEEASSHPEFKKRVIDSKEGDTELSLKQLTPVRLLKNGFYRQVKELELRGATPAELQKLLGKGRAKKGMFEGELENGELEIGQVAASLNTILPAAVIVKNVWAEFEAGLNKLINGIHLKE
- a CDS encoding lysylphosphatidylglycerol synthase transmembrane domain-containing protein — protein: MDKKKVWNILKPVLKVVFTILALWLVYTKVDLTAVRRLWKEANVWWLLPAACTFIICQVITSFRLLYFFRNIGLPITAMSNFRLYIQGMFYNLFLPSGIGGDGYKIIVLKRRYATTHKEVFSAVFFDRLAGLWGLGFLVSCFSLAMPEVRQYSAWILLGFIAGSVVYYWVLRKYFNRISRHFFQTHLLGICTQSLQLATVAFILAALGCSTSYWPYFAIFLLSSLASLFPFSIGGLGAREVAIVWGAGTFGLNKDLAVSVSLSFYLITMIMALSAIFILFRKERREQAGAAGTGPGQGAD
- a CDS encoding LTA synthase family protein, with the translated sequence MNDRKRNWLRSYYGVFLYRILLVLVLFALCRFLFYGLNVRLFPGIGLSDWLPILTGGLRFDVAAMLYFNCLLIFLMTVPVPYKWRTHSRYQVVVKWVFYITNGIALSLNCIDFIYYRFTLRRTTTSVFSEFSHEQNKSGLAFNFLLDYWYVVLIFIGLTVLMVFLYRRVNIKEQPAPARKTLYYIKAALIFVVTVVLAIGGIRGGFRHSTRPITVGDAGVYVKRSHEVYLVLNTPFVFIRTMGVKPLREVHYFTDKEVEQLYSPLHAPAADTVPFTKKNVVIVILESFGKEAMGFYNKDLDNGTYTGFTPFLDSLASVSKIYWNSFANGRKSIDAIPSVLSSIPSGLDPFVLTPYVSDSTKSLPQLLAREGYHTSFFHGAPNGSMGFLSYTKMIGIENYFGKTEYNNDADFDGIWGIWDEPFFQFFEQKLNNFPQPFFSSIFSVSSHHPFKVPKQYEGKFKKGPLPVMECIGYTDMALQRFFAKAQQQPWFRNTIFVITADHATISYHPEYQNAWGDIAIPILLYAPGDTAFRGIDPGVIQQLDIMPTVLGYLHYDKPYLAYGENVLNRKGAGFTYQYSGGHRWIEGNRLLFYDGKEATGLYDFKTDRLMKTDLLKDSAQAAAAMEQRLKAFIQQYNNRLIRNQLIAPR